One genomic window of Salvia miltiorrhiza cultivar Shanhuang (shh) chromosome 4, IMPLAD_Smil_shh, whole genome shotgun sequence includes the following:
- the LOC131021710 gene encoding uncharacterized protein LOC131021710 isoform X2: MHMLLITDPGKNMDGVILGMPGPWAESNYEEADIYTTKIGGVPDLPIDEKPDLLKCNTCRSHLSLLAQVYAPVSSASLTIDERLIFVFGCTVPNCENPIWRALRVQKIASNKGDESPESSTSCSKNNWLEDLCSFDIGEEVDDIDVEELSRALSEAASLNSTGKKQNNVTKSRKESLPTGQSTRSIDGSILVLPCFYTYAQEEKLSKKAISESSKLQISVKDYEKNYKDDSDGETYGEEKYEYDTALNADRFYLKFMKRMDAYPEQCFRYCYGGKPLLASEKMRNPGSCKLCGGARHFEMQLMPTLIFFLLEKADDQQRISLEKFDWLTALVYTCSTNCAGAELRVKSGDDEWIVAEEALIFQQE; encoded by the exons ATGCACATGTTACTCATTACTGATCCAGGAAAGAACATGGATGGAGTCATTTTAGGCATGCCTGGGCCGTGGGCTGAGAGTAATTATGAAGAAGCTGATATATATACTACAAAAATAGGAGGAGTTCCT GATTTACCTATTGATGAGAAGCCGGATCTGCTTAAGTGCAATACATGTAGGAGCCATCTTTCTCTCCTTGCACAG GTTTATGCTCCTGTCTCAAGTGCATCTTTGACAATAGATGAGCGACTAATCTTTGTCTTTGGATGTACGGTTCCAAATTGTGAGAACCCCAT TTGGCGAGCACTTCGAGTACAGAAAATTGCTAGCAACAAAGGAGATGAATCGCCTGAATCTTCTACTTCCTGTTCAAAAAATAATTGGCTGGAGGACCTATGTTCATTTGATATTGGAGAAGAGGTTGATGACATAGATGTGGAGGAGTTGAGCAGGGCACTTTCTGAAGCTGCTAGTTTAAATTCTACGGGCAAAAAGCAGAATAATGTCACCAAGTCCAGGAAAGAATCTCTGCCCACTGGTCAATCAACTAGGTCTATTGATGGTAGTATTCTAG TTTTGCCGTGCTTCTACACATATGCTCAAGAAGAGAAGCTATCCAAAAAAGCTATTTCTGAAAGTTCTAAGCTCCAAATCTCCGTTAAAGACTATGAGAAAAATTATAAAGATGATTCTGATGGAGAAACATATGGAGAGGAGAAATATGAGTATGACACAGCATTAAATGCTGATAGATTTTACCTCAAGTTCATGAAAAGAATGGATGCCTACCCAGAGCAATGCTTCAG ATACTGCTATGGTGGAAAACCTCTATTGGCTTCTGAAAAGATGAGGAATCCCGGGTCCTGCAAGCTCTGTGGTGGGGCTAGGCATTTCGAAATGCAACTGATGCCGACATTGATATTCTTCTTGCTTGAGAAAGCTGATGATCAACAGAGGATATCTTTGGAAAAGTTTGATTGGTTGACTGCCTTAGTGTACACTTGTTCCACA AACTGTGCAGGCGCAGAGCTTCGAGTTAAATCTGGTGATGATGAATGGATAGTAGCTGAGGAGGCACTTATATTCCAGCAGGAGTGA
- the LOC131021710 gene encoding uncharacterized protein LOC131021710 isoform X3, translating into MHMLLITDPGKNMDGVILGMPGPWAESNYEEADIYTTKIGGVPDLPIDEKPDLLKCNTCRSHLSLLAQVYAPVSSASLTIDERLIFVFGCTVPNCENPIWRALRVQKIASNKGDESPESSTSCSKNNWLEDLCSFDIGEEVDDIDVEELSRALSEAASLNSTGKKQNNVTKSRKESLPTGQSTRSIDGSILVLPCFYTYAQEEKLSKKAISESSKLQISVKDYEKNYKDDSDGETYGEEKYEYDTALNADRFYLKFMKRMDAYPEQCFRYCYGGKPLLASEKMRNPGSCKLCGGARHFEMQLMPTLIFFLLEKADDQQRISLEKFDWLTALVYTCSTVSILVLYKCNRDKSN; encoded by the exons ATGCACATGTTACTCATTACTGATCCAGGAAAGAACATGGATGGAGTCATTTTAGGCATGCCTGGGCCGTGGGCTGAGAGTAATTATGAAGAAGCTGATATATATACTACAAAAATAGGAGGAGTTCCT GATTTACCTATTGATGAGAAGCCGGATCTGCTTAAGTGCAATACATGTAGGAGCCATCTTTCTCTCCTTGCACAG GTTTATGCTCCTGTCTCAAGTGCATCTTTGACAATAGATGAGCGACTAATCTTTGTCTTTGGATGTACGGTTCCAAATTGTGAGAACCCCAT TTGGCGAGCACTTCGAGTACAGAAAATTGCTAGCAACAAAGGAGATGAATCGCCTGAATCTTCTACTTCCTGTTCAAAAAATAATTGGCTGGAGGACCTATGTTCATTTGATATTGGAGAAGAGGTTGATGACATAGATGTGGAGGAGTTGAGCAGGGCACTTTCTGAAGCTGCTAGTTTAAATTCTACGGGCAAAAAGCAGAATAATGTCACCAAGTCCAGGAAAGAATCTCTGCCCACTGGTCAATCAACTAGGTCTATTGATGGTAGTATTCTAG TTTTGCCGTGCTTCTACACATATGCTCAAGAAGAGAAGCTATCCAAAAAAGCTATTTCTGAAAGTTCTAAGCTCCAAATCTCCGTTAAAGACTATGAGAAAAATTATAAAGATGATTCTGATGGAGAAACATATGGAGAGGAGAAATATGAGTATGACACAGCATTAAATGCTGATAGATTTTACCTCAAGTTCATGAAAAGAATGGATGCCTACCCAGAGCAATGCTTCAG ATACTGCTATGGTGGAAAACCTCTATTGGCTTCTGAAAAGATGAGGAATCCCGGGTCCTGCAAGCTCTGTGGTGGGGCTAGGCATTTCGAAATGCAACTGATGCCGACATTGATATTCTTCTTGCTTGAGAAAGCTGATGATCAACAGAGGATATCTTTGGAAAAGTTTGATTGGTTGACTGCCTTAGTGTACACTTGTTCCACAGTGAGTATCCTCGTTTTGTACAAGTGCAACAGAGATAAAAGTAACT AA
- the LOC131021710 gene encoding uncharacterized protein LOC131021710 isoform X4 encodes MDGVILGMPGPWAESNYEEADIYTTKIGGVPDLPIDEKPDLLKCNTCRSHLSLLAQVYAPVSSASLTIDERLIFVFGCTVPNCENPIWRALRVQKIASNKGDESPESSTSCSKNNWLEDLCSFDIGEEVDDIDVEELSRALSEAASLNSTGKKQNNVTKSRKESLPTGQSTRSIDGSILVLPCFYTYAQEEKLSKKAISESSKLQISVKDYEKNYKDDSDGETYGEEKYEYDTALNADRFYLKFMKRMDAYPEQCFRYCYGGKPLLASEKMRNPGSCKLCGGARHFEMQLMPTLIFFLLEKADDQQRISLEKFDWLTALVYTCSTVSILVLYKCNRDKSN; translated from the exons ATGGATGGAGTCATTTTAGGCATGCCTGGGCCGTGGGCTGAGAGTAATTATGAAGAAGCTGATATATATACTACAAAAATAGGAGGAGTTCCT GATTTACCTATTGATGAGAAGCCGGATCTGCTTAAGTGCAATACATGTAGGAGCCATCTTTCTCTCCTTGCACAG GTTTATGCTCCTGTCTCAAGTGCATCTTTGACAATAGATGAGCGACTAATCTTTGTCTTTGGATGTACGGTTCCAAATTGTGAGAACCCCAT TTGGCGAGCACTTCGAGTACAGAAAATTGCTAGCAACAAAGGAGATGAATCGCCTGAATCTTCTACTTCCTGTTCAAAAAATAATTGGCTGGAGGACCTATGTTCATTTGATATTGGAGAAGAGGTTGATGACATAGATGTGGAGGAGTTGAGCAGGGCACTTTCTGAAGCTGCTAGTTTAAATTCTACGGGCAAAAAGCAGAATAATGTCACCAAGTCCAGGAAAGAATCTCTGCCCACTGGTCAATCAACTAGGTCTATTGATGGTAGTATTCTAG TTTTGCCGTGCTTCTACACATATGCTCAAGAAGAGAAGCTATCCAAAAAAGCTATTTCTGAAAGTTCTAAGCTCCAAATCTCCGTTAAAGACTATGAGAAAAATTATAAAGATGATTCTGATGGAGAAACATATGGAGAGGAGAAATATGAGTATGACACAGCATTAAATGCTGATAGATTTTACCTCAAGTTCATGAAAAGAATGGATGCCTACCCAGAGCAATGCTTCAG ATACTGCTATGGTGGAAAACCTCTATTGGCTTCTGAAAAGATGAGGAATCCCGGGTCCTGCAAGCTCTGTGGTGGGGCTAGGCATTTCGAAATGCAACTGATGCCGACATTGATATTCTTCTTGCTTGAGAAAGCTGATGATCAACAGAGGATATCTTTGGAAAAGTTTGATTGGTTGACTGCCTTAGTGTACACTTGTTCCACAGTGAGTATCCTCGTTTTGTACAAGTGCAACAGAGATAAAAGTAACT AA
- the LOC131021710 gene encoding uncharacterized protein LOC131021710 isoform X1, whose protein sequence is MDGVILGMPGPWAESNYEEADIYTTKIGGVPDLPIDEKPDLLKCNTCRSHLSLLAQVYAPVSSASLTIDERLIFVFGCTVPNCENPIWRALRVQKIASNKGDESPESSTSCSKNNWLEDLCSFDIGEEVDDIDVEELSRALSEAASLNSTGKKQNNVTKSRKESLPTGQSTRSIDGSILVLPCFYTYAQEEKLSKKAISESSKLQISVKDYEKNYKDDSDGETYGEEKYEYDTALNADRFYLKFMKRMDAYPEQCFRYCYGGKPLLASEKMRNPGSCKLCGGARHFEMQLMPTLIFFLLEKADDQQRISLEKFDWLTALVYTCSTNCAGAELRVKSGDDEWIVAEEALIFQQE, encoded by the exons ATGGATGGAGTCATTTTAGGCATGCCTGGGCCGTGGGCTGAGAGTAATTATGAAGAAGCTGATATATATACTACAAAAATAGGAGGAGTTCCT GATTTACCTATTGATGAGAAGCCGGATCTGCTTAAGTGCAATACATGTAGGAGCCATCTTTCTCTCCTTGCACAG GTTTATGCTCCTGTCTCAAGTGCATCTTTGACAATAGATGAGCGACTAATCTTTGTCTTTGGATGTACGGTTCCAAATTGTGAGAACCCCAT TTGGCGAGCACTTCGAGTACAGAAAATTGCTAGCAACAAAGGAGATGAATCGCCTGAATCTTCTACTTCCTGTTCAAAAAATAATTGGCTGGAGGACCTATGTTCATTTGATATTGGAGAAGAGGTTGATGACATAGATGTGGAGGAGTTGAGCAGGGCACTTTCTGAAGCTGCTAGTTTAAATTCTACGGGCAAAAAGCAGAATAATGTCACCAAGTCCAGGAAAGAATCTCTGCCCACTGGTCAATCAACTAGGTCTATTGATGGTAGTATTCTAG TTTTGCCGTGCTTCTACACATATGCTCAAGAAGAGAAGCTATCCAAAAAAGCTATTTCTGAAAGTTCTAAGCTCCAAATCTCCGTTAAAGACTATGAGAAAAATTATAAAGATGATTCTGATGGAGAAACATATGGAGAGGAGAAATATGAGTATGACACAGCATTAAATGCTGATAGATTTTACCTCAAGTTCATGAAAAGAATGGATGCCTACCCAGAGCAATGCTTCAG ATACTGCTATGGTGGAAAACCTCTATTGGCTTCTGAAAAGATGAGGAATCCCGGGTCCTGCAAGCTCTGTGGTGGGGCTAGGCATTTCGAAATGCAACTGATGCCGACATTGATATTCTTCTTGCTTGAGAAAGCTGATGATCAACAGAGGATATCTTTGGAAAAGTTTGATTGGTTGACTGCCTTAGTGTACACTTGTTCCACA AACTGTGCAGGCGCAGAGCTTCGAGTTAAATCTGGTGATGATGAATGGATAGTAGCTGAGGAGGCACTTATATTCCAGCAGGAGTGA
- the LOC131023447 gene encoding uncharacterized protein LOC131023447: MDEMERMLNSFWWGNKGGASRGINWMKWERFCVDKKLGGLGFRSLQLLNMVTLGKMGWRLIDEPDALMCKVLKVKYFPTSDFLSARIGHSLSFTWRSILTAQDLVRREVRWQIGDGTKVRIFHDPWLRRDEDFRLALVSPTFMNNLLVHDLMIPGTRRWDVDFLQVIVDDVDLREIDLQVGECAICRGGFENLCHSFFHCPFADECWRVSNLQDFIESIIDRCDSFKQALFKIVDEKNGELKASICMLLWQIWRDRNIVVWKNVYSAPHRSVCLAADCRNDWILAREARAQHAPIPQSTSLCLGWLPISSSSIICGVDAALFASDNFMGLGLVIRNHDGGFVVEKTLKTPGTT; encoded by the exons ATGGATGAAATGGAACGCATGTTGAATTCGTTCTGGTGGGGGAATAAAGGTGGAGCTAGTAGAGGTATCAACTGGATGAAGTGGGAGAGGTTTTGTGTTGATAAGAAGCTTGGCGGTCTTGGGTTCCGGAGTTTACAACTCCTTAACATGGTTACGCTTGGCAAAATGGGGTGGCGCCTTATTGATGAACCGGACGCACTTATGTGTAAAGTTTTAAAAGTTAAGTACTTCCCTACTAGCGATTTCCTTAGTGCTCGCATTGGCCACAGCCTAAGTTTTACGTGGCGTAGTATTCTCACAGCGCAAGACTTGGTTAGGCGCGAGGTTCGGTGGCAAATTGGAGATGGTACCAAAGTCCGTATATTTCATGACCCTTGGCTTCGTAGAGATGAGGATTTTCGCCTCGCTTTGGTGAGTCCTACTTTTATGAATAATTTATTGGTGCATGACCTTATGATTCCGGGAACCCGAAGATGGGATGTTGATTTCCTACAGGTGATTGTTGACGACGTTGATCTGCGGGAAATCGACTTACAAGTTG GTGAGTGCGCTATTTGCCGTGGGGGTTTTGAGAATTTATGTCATAGTTTTTTCCACTGCCCTTTTGCCGATGAATGTTGGAGAGTTAGCAATTTGCAAGATTTTATCGAGTCCATCATTGATAGGTGTGATTCTTTCAAGCAAGCTTTGTTTAAGATTGTGGATGAGAAGAATGGAGAATTGAAGGCGAGCATTTGTATGTTGCTCTGGCAGATCTGGAGAGACAGGAACATTGTGGTTTGGAAGAACGTTTATTCGGCACCACATCGCTCAGTTTGTTTGGCTGCCGACTGCCGTAATGATTGGATCTTAGCTCGGGAGGCTCGCGCGCAGCATGCTCCGATTCCGCAATCTACTTCTCTTTGTTTGGGTTGGCTTCCTATTTCGTCGAGCTCGATAATTTGCGGGGTTGATGCTGCCTTATTTGCGAGTGATAATTTCATGGGGCTTGGACTTGTTATTCGAAATCATGATGGAGGTTTTGTCGTCGAAAAAACTCTTAAAACTCCCGGGACAACATAG
- the LOC131021709 gene encoding ABC transporter F family member 5-like, with the protein MDLSTKLQFINLKSTFLAGATPLSHALLPPKRRPLSATSTLKATLRPSRNPRRISSKLASIATETYTPTAALQEEDDQDIVSLFSDYSSEQSKTNYKRGNKNPTGASSISSGVRLENVSKSYKGVTVLKDINWEVKRGEKVGLVGVNGAGKTTQLRIISGLEEPDSGNVIKAKNNMKIAFLSQEFEVLASRTVREEFLSAFEEEMEVSGRLEKVQKAIEKSVDDMELMGRLLDEFDLLQRRAQAVNLDEVDVKINKMMPALGFAPEDADKHVGSFSGGWQMRMSLGKILLQEPDLLLLDEPTNHLDLDTIEWLEGYLRRQDVPMVIISHDRAFLDQLCTKIVETDMGVSRTYVGNYSDYVIAKSAWIEAQFNAWEKQHKEIEHTRDLISRLSAGANAGRASTAEKKLEKLQDEEQVEKPFIRKQMRIRFPERGRSGRTVVTINNLDFSYEDKVLFKNANLTIERGEKLAILGPNGCGKSTLLKLIVGMVKPDRGEVLLGEHNVLPNYFEQNQAEALDLDKTVIETVAEVAEDWRLDDVKGLLGRCNFKADMLDRKVSFLSGGEKARLAFCKFMVTPSTLLVLDEPTNHLDIPTKEMLEEAINEYRGTVITVSHDRYFIRQIVNRVLEIKDRRLQDYAGDYNYYLEKNLEARERELEREAELEEKSPKAKSKSKMTKAEKEARKKQKVQAFQAAKQKSKGHKNAKRWK; encoded by the exons ATGGACTTAtcaacaaagctccaattcaTCAACTTGAAATCTACATTCCTCGCCGGAGCAACTCCACTTTCGCATGCCCTCCTGCCGCCCAAGCGCCGCCCCTTATCCGCCACGAGCACCCTGAAAGCCACACTCCGTCCCTCGAGAAACCCACGTCGAATTTCCTCTAAATTAGCTTCAATTGCCACGGAAACCTACACTCCGACCGCCGCTCTTCAAGAAGAAGACGACCAAGATATCGTATCCCTGTTCTCCGATTATAGCTCCGAACAATCGAAGACCAATTACAAGCGCGGGAACAAGAACCCCACCGGGGCCTCGTCCATTTCATCCGGCGTAAGGTTAGAAAACGTGAGCAAGAGCTATAAGGGCGTGACTGTGTTGAAAGACATTAATTGGGAAGTGAAAAGAGGGGAAAAGGTTGGACTGGTCGGCGTTAATGGCGCGGGGAAAACGACCCAGTTAAGAATTATATCGGGTTTGGAAGAACCCGATTCTGGGAATGTGATCAAAGCGAAGAATAACATGAAAATTGCCTTCTTGAGCCAAGAATTTGAGGTCTTGGCGAGTAGGACCGTCAGAGAAGAGTTCTTGAGCGCGTTCGAGGAGGAAATGGAGGTCTCCGGGAGGCTGGAGAAGGTGCAGAAGGCGATAGAGAAGTCTGTGGACGATATGGAGCTGATGGGGAGACTCTTGGATGAGTTTGATTTGCTGCAGAGGAGGGCTCAAGCTGTGAATTTGGATGAGGTTGATGTGAAGATCAATAAGATGATGCCTGCGCTCGGTTTTGCACCTGAGGACGCAGATAAGCACGTTGGATCCTTCAGCGGAGGGTGGCAGATGAGGATgtcacttgggaagattttgCTGCAG GAACCTGACCTGTTGCTGTTGGATGAACCTACAAATCACCTTGATCTTGATACAATTGAGTGGCTTGAGGGTTACCTAAGGAGGCAAGATGTGCCAATGGTGATCATATCCCATGATAGGGCTTTCCTTGATCAGTTGTGTACTAAAATTGTTGAAACTGACATGGGCGTTTCAAGAACATATGTGGGAAATTACTCTGATTATGTTATTGCTAAGTCAGCATGGATTGAAGCTCAGTTTAATGCGTGGGAAAAACAACATAAGGAGATTGAACACACTAGAGACCTAATTAGCCGGTTGAGTGCAGGAGCAAATGCTGGCCGTGCTTCCACTGCCGAAAAG AAGCTCGAAAAACTTCAGGATGAGGAACAAGTTGAGAAACCTTTCATTCGAAAGCAGATGAGAATTAGGTTTCCAGAGCGAGGAAGAAGTGGCCGAACTGTTGTGACAATAAATAACCTGGATTTCAGTTATGAGGATAAG GTTCTGTTTAAGAATGCGAATTTGACAATTGAAAGGGGAGAGAAACTTGCCATTCTTGGTCCAAATGGGTGTGGAAAAAGTACGTTGCTGAAACTGATTGTGGGGATGGTAAAGCCAGACAGAGGTGAAGTTTTGCTTGGGGAGCACAATGTCTTACCAAACTATTTTGAGCAAAATCAGG CAGAGGCGCTTGATCTGGACAAGACGGTGATAGAAACTGTTGCTGAAGTTGCAGAAGACTGGAGACTCGATGACGTTAAGGGTCTCCTAGGACGTTGTAACTTCAAGGCGGATATGCTTGACCGGAAGGTTTCCTTTCTAAGTGGTGGTGAGAAG GCCCGGCTTGCATTTTGCAAGTTCATGGTCACACCTTCAACACTTCTTGTTTTGGATGAACCTACCAATCATTTGGACATACCCACAAAAGAGATGCTTGAG GAGGCGATCAATGAGTACCGAGGGACTGTTATTACTGTTTCTCACGACAGATATTTCATTCGGCAAATTGTTAATCGAGTATTGGAAATAAAAGATAGGAGGCTACAGGACTATGCAGGAGACTACAAT TATTATCTGGAGAAGAACCTTGAAGCAAGAGAAAGGGAGCTCGAACGGGAGGCAGAGTTGGAGGAGAAGTCACCAAAAGCAAAATCCAAATCCAAGATGACAAAG GCGGAGAAGGAAGCTAGGAAGAAGCAGAAGGTGCAGGCGTTCCAAGCTGCTAAGCAGAAATCTAAAGGGCACAAAAATGCTAAAAGATGGAAATGA
- the LOC131021710 gene encoding uncharacterized protein LOC131021710 isoform X6, giving the protein MRSRICLSAIHVYAPVSSASLTIDERLIFVFGCTVPNCENPIWRALRVQKIASNKGDESPESSTSCSKNNWLEDLCSFDIGEEVDDIDVEELSRALSEAASLNSTGKKQNNVTKSRKESLPTGQSTRSIDGSILVLPCFYTYAQEEKLSKKAISESSKLQISVKDYEKNYKDDSDGETYGEEKYEYDTALNADRFYLKFMKRMDAYPEQCFRYCYGGKPLLASEKMRNPGSCKLCGGARHFEMQLMPTLIFFLLEKADDQQRISLEKFDWLTALVYTCSTVSILVLYKCNRDKSN; this is encoded by the exons ATGAGAAGCCGGATCTGCTTAAGTGCAATACAT GTTTATGCTCCTGTCTCAAGTGCATCTTTGACAATAGATGAGCGACTAATCTTTGTCTTTGGATGTACGGTTCCAAATTGTGAGAACCCCAT TTGGCGAGCACTTCGAGTACAGAAAATTGCTAGCAACAAAGGAGATGAATCGCCTGAATCTTCTACTTCCTGTTCAAAAAATAATTGGCTGGAGGACCTATGTTCATTTGATATTGGAGAAGAGGTTGATGACATAGATGTGGAGGAGTTGAGCAGGGCACTTTCTGAAGCTGCTAGTTTAAATTCTACGGGCAAAAAGCAGAATAATGTCACCAAGTCCAGGAAAGAATCTCTGCCCACTGGTCAATCAACTAGGTCTATTGATGGTAGTATTCTAG TTTTGCCGTGCTTCTACACATATGCTCAAGAAGAGAAGCTATCCAAAAAAGCTATTTCTGAAAGTTCTAAGCTCCAAATCTCCGTTAAAGACTATGAGAAAAATTATAAAGATGATTCTGATGGAGAAACATATGGAGAGGAGAAATATGAGTATGACACAGCATTAAATGCTGATAGATTTTACCTCAAGTTCATGAAAAGAATGGATGCCTACCCAGAGCAATGCTTCAG ATACTGCTATGGTGGAAAACCTCTATTGGCTTCTGAAAAGATGAGGAATCCCGGGTCCTGCAAGCTCTGTGGTGGGGCTAGGCATTTCGAAATGCAACTGATGCCGACATTGATATTCTTCTTGCTTGAGAAAGCTGATGATCAACAGAGGATATCTTTGGAAAAGTTTGATTGGTTGACTGCCTTAGTGTACACTTGTTCCACAGTGAGTATCCTCGTTTTGTACAAGTGCAACAGAGATAAAAGTAACT AA
- the LOC131021710 gene encoding uncharacterized protein LOC131021710 isoform X5: MRSRICLSAIHVYAPVSSASLTIDERLIFVFGCTVPNCENPIWRALRVQKIASNKGDESPESSTSCSKNNWLEDLCSFDIGEEVDDIDVEELSRALSEAASLNSTGKKQNNVTKSRKESLPTGQSTRSIDGSILVLPCFYTYAQEEKLSKKAISESSKLQISVKDYEKNYKDDSDGETYGEEKYEYDTALNADRFYLKFMKRMDAYPEQCFRYCYGGKPLLASEKMRNPGSCKLCGGARHFEMQLMPTLIFFLLEKADDQQRISLEKFDWLTALVYTCSTNCAGAELRVKSGDDEWIVAEEALIFQQE; this comes from the exons ATGAGAAGCCGGATCTGCTTAAGTGCAATACAT GTTTATGCTCCTGTCTCAAGTGCATCTTTGACAATAGATGAGCGACTAATCTTTGTCTTTGGATGTACGGTTCCAAATTGTGAGAACCCCAT TTGGCGAGCACTTCGAGTACAGAAAATTGCTAGCAACAAAGGAGATGAATCGCCTGAATCTTCTACTTCCTGTTCAAAAAATAATTGGCTGGAGGACCTATGTTCATTTGATATTGGAGAAGAGGTTGATGACATAGATGTGGAGGAGTTGAGCAGGGCACTTTCTGAAGCTGCTAGTTTAAATTCTACGGGCAAAAAGCAGAATAATGTCACCAAGTCCAGGAAAGAATCTCTGCCCACTGGTCAATCAACTAGGTCTATTGATGGTAGTATTCTAG TTTTGCCGTGCTTCTACACATATGCTCAAGAAGAGAAGCTATCCAAAAAAGCTATTTCTGAAAGTTCTAAGCTCCAAATCTCCGTTAAAGACTATGAGAAAAATTATAAAGATGATTCTGATGGAGAAACATATGGAGAGGAGAAATATGAGTATGACACAGCATTAAATGCTGATAGATTTTACCTCAAGTTCATGAAAAGAATGGATGCCTACCCAGAGCAATGCTTCAG ATACTGCTATGGTGGAAAACCTCTATTGGCTTCTGAAAAGATGAGGAATCCCGGGTCCTGCAAGCTCTGTGGTGGGGCTAGGCATTTCGAAATGCAACTGATGCCGACATTGATATTCTTCTTGCTTGAGAAAGCTGATGATCAACAGAGGATATCTTTGGAAAAGTTTGATTGGTTGACTGCCTTAGTGTACACTTGTTCCACA AACTGTGCAGGCGCAGAGCTTCGAGTTAAATCTGGTGATGATGAATGGATAGTAGCTGAGGAGGCACTTATATTCCAGCAGGAGTGA